Below is a window of Desulfarculaceae bacterium DNA.
ACGCCCGATGGCCACATCCAGACGCACGGCGGCCTGGAACAATACCCGCGTCCCGGCCTCGGGGCGGACCTGGAGGTCGGTTTCGGCCTGGGCGGTGTTGCGGCAATAGAGCGGGATGTTGTTGGCGGTCAGCAGGGTCAGCGACCCAATTAGCACTCCCACCTCGCGCCGGAGCTCGGCCTCCCAGAAGAAATGGGCCACCTGGCCCTGCTCGAACTCCGTGCAGGGCCTCCCTTCGGAGTCGCACACCAAAAGCCGCGTTAAACGGGCCGCGTCGTCGTTGACCACCACCGAGCAGGCGCCTATGTCCACCGATTCCCGCCCCTTGGGCCAGCCGGGCAGCAGGCTCAGCCCGCCCTCGCTCTGCAGGGAGCTGGCCGGCTCGGGCCCGGCGGGGAGTTGGGCCGGGGCCGAGGCATCTTCCGGGGCCTCGTTGGCCCGGCGCCGGGCCAGGGTCTGGCGGCTGTGCATGAAGTAATGGGAAAGGCCTTTTTCCACATCACCCTGATAAACACTGCGGCCCTCTTCCAGCAGCAGAAGCGAGTCGCAATATTTGCGAATGGCACCGGTGTCGTGGGAGACCAGCAGCACCGCGGTGCCCCTTTGCAGCAGCTGCTCCATGCGCTGATGGCACTTCACCTGGAAGAAGGTGTCGCCCACGGCCAGGGCCTCGTCCACGATGAGTATCTCGGGTTCGATGCAGACCTGCACCGAAAAGGCCAGGCGGATGTACATGCCGCTGGAGTAGGTCTTCACCGGCTGGTCGATGAAATCCTCCAGCTCGGAAAAGGCCAAGATCTCCTCGAAGCGATCGTCGATCTGTTTCTTGCTCAGCCCCAGGATGGCCCCGTTTACGTATACGTTCTCCCGGCCGCTGAACTCCGGGTTGAAGCCGCTGCCCAACTCCAGCAGGGATGCCATGCTCCCCCGGGTCCATAGCTCGCCGGTGGTGGGAGTGAGGGTGCCGGCCAATATCTGCAAAAGGGTGCTCTTGCCCGCGCCGTTGCGCCCCACCACGCCCAGGGCCTGGCCCCGCGCGATGTCGAAGTCGATGTCCCTGAGGGCCCAGAACTCGCTGGCCTGGGCGCTTTTGCCGAACATGGCCTGCTTGAGCCCGGCCAGGGGGTTTTGGTACAGGAAATAGCGCTTGCCCAGGTTGCGCGCCCGGATGGCTATGTTGCTGGGCAAGCTAGAGGACATCGGCGAAAGCCTTGCGTGAGCGTTGGAAGAAGTAGAACCCGGCCAGCATCAGTACCAGGGCGAACAGGGCGGGGTAGGCGAAATCAATCCACAGGGGGGCCTTGTCGTAGAGGATCACCAGCCGGAAGTTTTCCACCACCCCAGTCAGGGGGTTGAGCCGCATCAGGGGCACGTAGCTCGGCGGCATGGAGCGTATGGAATAGGCGATGGGCGTGGCGAAGAACAATATCTGGATGATGGCCTGGATGGCGGTGCCTATGTCCCGGGCGAACACCCCCACCGAGGACAGCAGCCAGCCGATGCCCAGCGCTCCCAGGAGGGGAGGGATGAACAGCACCGGCAACCAGAATGCGGTCCAGGTGAGTCCGTCTCCGGTGAGCAGGAGCACCACGAAGAGCACGCACATGGCGGCCAGAGCGTGCAAAAAGGCCACCAGCACCGAGGAGACCGGCAGGATCTCCAGGGGGAACAGAACCTTTTTCACGAAATTGGGCTGCCCCACGATGCGCCCCGGCGCGATGGACATGGTTTCGCTGATCAGAACGAAAGGCACGTAGCCGCAAAACATCACCGAGGCGAAGCCCAAAAAACCGCTGCCTCCCACCCGTAGAGGGTCCACGCCCACCCTGAAAATATAGGCGAAAACAAAGGTGTATACGCTCAACTGCACCAGGGGCAGCAGGATCATCCACATCAGGCCCAGGACGCTGCCGGTGTAGCGGGCCCTCAGCTCGCGCCCGGTCAACACCCGCAACAGGGCCTGGTTGCGCCAAAGGGAAGCCACCATGGTGTTGGGCCAGCGGCCATGGACGACATCTCCGGCCCTGACATGGCGCAAGTTTTGCCCACCATCCAATTGCATGCATCCCACTTTGGCGAAAAGTTGCCCTGGCCATGACCGATGGCGGCCCACGCAGCTTCGTATAAAGTAATCAATGGGCCAAGCCATTGAAAGAAAATATTATAACAACCCGGCTCATATGATGCACCGGAGCTCAATCCCGGCCTCCGGCCGGGCGCCTTGTCCGGGAAGGGTGTGCTAGGATGGCGGCCGGTGAAAAGCCCAGGCCCGGCGGCCGAGACTACTTGCCAGGGGGCTGGGCGTCATTTTAAATTTTCCGAACCGATCCCACCTGTTCGGGAGGGTGATTTGACCGCACGGGAAAAGCAGCAAAACCAGAAGCAGCAAGCTTCGGTTTTTGAAATCCACCGGTTGGGCGATCTGGTCCCGCCTTTCCCCCAGCTCATCACCGTGGAGTCGCGGGAGGAGCTGGGGCAATGGCGCGAAGTCCTGGAGGAGAACCTGGCCGCCCTGGACGACAAGATAGCCCGGGGCGAGATCGCCTGCTCTCCGGACAAACGGGGCGACCACATCGCCGAGATGCCCATTCAAGGCCAATGGCGCAACGGCCCGCCACCTCAGGCCGCACCCTGGCGGGAAACGGCCCCCGCCGCCGACCGGCCCGGCCCGCCGCCTGGCGACTCGCCGGTGGCGTCCCTGCGCCGCCGCCTGGCCAAGGTGGGGCCTCTGCGCCGCCTGGCCGTCCGCCTGGGTTTGGCCGACCAAGTCCAGGCCGCCCCGGATCCCGGTCAACTTTTGCGGGCTGTTTACTGCGGCCCCGCCTCGACCCCACCCAGGCAGCTCGAGGGTCTGGCCCCCTTACTGCTGAGCCCGGGTTACGGCCATGGCGTGGACCCCAAGGCCCAACCCTGCAAGCCGTTGCCCGGTTCGTTCGCCGCTTGGATCGCCGCCCGGGGCTGGACAGTCTTGGCCGGGGACGCGGTCTTGGCCTTTGGCGATTACCCAGGCATGGCACGGGATCTGGGCATGCTGCGCGGCTTGCTGGGGCCGGGGCAGAGCATCATTACCCCGGCCGGGGAAGCCGCCGAGCGGCTGGCGGGCTGGGGAGAGCGCGAGCCCCTCAAGGGGGGTTGGCTGAAGTTCAGCCGTCCGGCCGAGGAATGGCTCCTGGAGCGCGCCTGGCCGGCCCGGGGGCGCCAGTGGCCGCGCATAAGCGTGGTGGTGCCCAGCTTCAACCAAAGCGCTTTTGTGCGCCAGGCCCTTGAGTCCCTGTTCAGCCAGGGCTATCCCAACCTGGAAACCATAGTCCTGGACCCGGGCTCCACCGACGGCACCCGGGAAATCCTGCGGGAGTACCAGTCGCGCATCACCCGCCTGGTGCTGGAGCCGGACCGGGGCCAGTCCGATGCCCTGCAAAAAGGCTTCGAACTCGCCACTGGCGATATCTTCACCTGGCTCTGCACCGATGACCTCTTGGAGCCGGGCGCGTTGTTCCTGGCGGCCGAGGCTTTTGAAGATTACGGGGTGGATTTGGTGGTGGGCGGGTGCCGCCGCATCAACGAGCAGGGCGAGCAGGTGTACACCCACTTCAGCGCCATGCCTTTCCTGGACCCCTTGCCGCTCAACACCCGGGGCATTATCAACCTGCTGGGCAGCGTGGAAAAGGGGCACTATTTCTATCAGCCCGAAGTTTTTTTCACGCGTAATATTTGGCGGGCAGCGGGAGGCTTCCTGCACCTGAAGGCCTATTACGGCATGGACCACGACCTGTGGGTGCGCATGGCCATGGCCGGAGGGGTGGCGGTGCAACTGCCCCAGCTACTGGCTTCCAGCAGGATGCAAGCCAACCAAAAGACCAATCTCGGCGGCGCGGGGTGGCCCCATTTATACCAGGCGCGCAATTTTCTGGCCCATTATCAACGTATTGTGGAGGCGATGGACGGAGACTGCTAGCCACCTAAATTTGCAATGTAATCCGTAGTAATCCTAAGGCGGCGTCGATGCTTGGCCACGCTGGGGGGAATTTGTGCCCTAGATTAAGGAAATGCGAGGTTCAGATCGAACCGAGAATGAGCTATAGTTGCTCAGCCGGGCGCGCATCTCAACTTGGGCTGAGAGCCTAGGTTGATTTGTACTGCCGCGGAAGCTTGAGGTGCCGCCCCGATCGGCTTCTGATTGAGGGGCCGGCGAATAGGGGTAACCAGCTTGACGTAACCCAACTTGTCGCTTTAATGGATGCATCCTTTGTGTATCAAACTGCCCATGGACCCAAGGGATTAACCGCATGATTCAAGTTGAAGCCAGCACTGAAGACCAGAGGGTAAACCCGCTCGCGAAAACTTTTAATTATCTGACCAGCCTCTGCCTTGATAGCAACAAGGGCAAGCTTTTCGCTGTCCTTGTCATGTTCGCCGCTTTCTTTTTCAGCTACACCATCGGCGGCAGCGGATGGTGGTTCCACAAAAAAATCCAACACGATGACTCCGGCTATTTTGCCCATGTGGCCACCATTGTTTTGGACGGTGACTTAGATTACACCAACGAAACCTCCATGCGCATGTATGCCCACAAAAAGGGCGTACCCATCTCGCCCTTGGGGCCGAGCCTCATGGCCCTGCCTTTCGCCGGAGCTTTCTCGCTCATAGATCGGTTCCAAGGCCACCCCGTATTACAGGACCACATGAAGTTTTTTGGATCCTGGACCTTTTTCGGCTTTGCCTTTGCCAGCTCCTTTTACTTTTTTCACGGGGTATATCTGTTCTATCTGGTGGGGTTGAAGATCGGCCGATTGAGCAAACTATACGTCTTCCTGTGCGGCACCGGGGTGGGCTTACTGTTTTACGTACTGTTCAGGCCGATAATGGGTCATGCCTTCGAGTTCTGGACCCTGGCCATGATCGTCTATGCCACCCTGAAATATATCGAAAAAAAAGAGGCCCAAAAAGCCTGGCTATGGGCCTTGGTGGTGGGGCTGGCTTCGGTTCTGTCCTGGTTTTGCCGGGTTTACGCCTTTTACGCCTTTTTCCTGCCGTATATGGTCCTGCTGGTGTGGATGGCGACCTATGCCAAGTCATTCTCATGGCGTGGCTTGTTCCAAAGCTTCCCTAAGCTGATTTTGAGCCAGGCGCTCTTCTGCCTGGGCGTGGTGGTTATCAACTATATAGTCTATGGCATGGCATTTTATGCCCAGGGTAGCGGTTCCGATGCCATGAACATGTTCACCCAGTTCGGCCTGATTCCGGTTTATACCGGGTTTTTCAGCTTCGTTGCCGAGCTGGCCGCGAGAATCGCCGCGCGCTTGAGCTACCTGCCGATTATCCTGGGGGGAAACAGCTACGCATTGCTGTATTTCAGCCCTATCATTCCTTTGGGGTTGCTCGCCCTGGTGTTGGTGATAATCAAAAAATGGAAGACCAACGCCCTGGCCATGGGCATCTTCGCAGTGTTTTGCCTGGGTTATGTGGCGGGCCCATTTCTCATTGTCCTGCTGTATCAGACTGCCGGCAGCGCCTACGGGTTCCGCTACCTTTGGGGGATCGTGCCCTTGGGCATGATGGGCATGTTTATGTGGGTAAGGCTTTGCTGGCAAGGCCGCGCCCTGCAAAAGGCCCTGATCATCCTCCTTCTTTGCCTGAATATTTTTTCCACCGCCGGGGTTGTGGCCTTTGTGACCATGCCCGATATCTGCTACCGGACCAGCGATATTAATGAGTTTGGTTTCAAGGAGGTGTGCTCTCCTCGGGAAAACCTTTATCGGGTGCTCCATTGGATGGGCGACAAAAGGTTTTATAGGGCAGCCTGGCAATTGAGTCCCTACAAGATTTTCTACTTGGCGGCCCAAGACAAGCCCATTACCCACTTTGGCAGCTATCATCCCAACATGCCGGCCCAGGCCGCCGTACTGTGCTTCTCCTGGTTGGCGGCCATAGTCGCATTTGTCTATTTCAAGCGCGAACCCGACCAAGAACCCAAAGCCAGACAACTACAAAAATAGGACTCGTCTAAGCCTTGCCTGCGCCACAACGAAAAAGTTCACTGGATTATTTGAAGATATTTTCCATGTGTTTTGTGGTGGTCATCCACTCGGGTGGCTTCTGGGTGGCCAATTTCGAAAGGTCGCTCAACTGGCTGGTGGCCAACCTGTTCAACGCGTCGGCCCGTTTCGCGGTGCCCTGCTTCGTAATGTGCAGCGGCGCCTTGTTTCTGAGAAGGAAGCTGGACACCAAAGAAGAGATAATCGCCTTTTATAGAAAGTACCTCCCCCATTACGCCATGTACGTTGTGGCCGCCTTGGTCATAGGTAAAGGCTTCCAGTTATATGGCAACTCCAAGGCGCCCCTGTTCGAGGGCTTGATCTACAATCTGTACAATGGATATGCGGGTATTATTTGGTACTTTTTCATGTTCCTCGGCCTGATAGTGGCCACTCCTGTTTTGCGCCAAATTGTCCTGAACCCATATATCACTAAATTATTTTTGGTTCTGTGGTTTCTTTTTGCGGTTATTAAAACAACTTTTGACAATTATTTGGGAGCGTTCAGCTTTTATGTTTACAATATAATTTATGCTTCGGTTTTTGCCGGATACTATGTGTTGGGATATCAGATATCCATGATTAATATCAATTTGTCCCGTCGCAAGATTGCGTTGTTCGTAGCCATTTCATGGATCTCGGTGCTGATTTCCACCTCCCTGGATTGTTTTGCCAAAAATAAGTTTTCTGGGTTTTTCTACCTGGGCTCCAGCCCCTTCGTTGCCATGTTCGCCCTGTCGATATTCATGTATTTTCAGAAGACATTCGTAAGACCTTCAAACAAATTAGTGTCAGAATTATCTCAGGCTACGCTATACGTGTACATCGTACATAACTTTCTGCTACCCTATATGAAACAGTGGTTGGGGACCAAAAACCCGGCCTACACTTTTTTCGTCCCGACTCTCGCGACCATTGTCTTGTCTTTTGCAATTGGCTTGGCCTATTTAATGGCCAAGCGCGTTGGCAAAATTGCGACTAGTTGGTATATGGCCAGAGGTGACAAATGACCCTCCGTGGATTCATGGCCGGTCAATAGCGAGTTGCTTGATCATGATGCCAGCCGCAAATAGCAGTCAGGATTATCTCCTTGGCGTGGTGATACCGTGCTATAAGGTGAAAAAGCATATTATCCCCCTGCTCGCCAAGATTACCGGGCCCTGTAAAATATTCATCGTTGACGATGCCTGCCCCCAAGAAACGGGACGCTATGTGCAAGAAAATGTGACGGATGACCGAATCAAGA
It encodes the following:
- a CDS encoding ATP-binding cassette domain-containing protein, with translation MSSSLPSNIAIRARNLGKRYFLYQNPLAGLKQAMFGKSAQASEFWALRDIDFDIARGQALGVVGRNGAGKSTLLQILAGTLTPTTGELWTRGSMASLLELGSGFNPEFSGRENVYVNGAILGLSKKQIDDRFEEILAFSELEDFIDQPVKTYSSGMYIRLAFSVQVCIEPEILIVDEALAVGDTFFQVKCHQRMEQLLQRGTAVLLVSHDTGAIRKYCDSLLLLEEGRSVYQGDVEKGLSHYFMHSRQTLARRRANEAPEDASAPAQLPAGPEPASSLQSEGGLSLLPGWPKGRESVDIGACSVVVNDDAARLTRLLVCDSEGRPCTEFEQGQVAHFFWEAELRREVGVLIGSLTLLTANNIPLYCRNTAQAETDLQVRPEAGTRVLFQAAVRLDVAIGRYVFQVNLGSWAPDAFERRRELSAAAFASASTPLLHAIGSANLSVRERSVGIPNHTFGFCALPDKFSIHLGGE
- a CDS encoding ABC transporter permease produces the protein MRHVRAGDVVHGRWPNTMVASLWRNQALLRVLTGRELRARYTGSVLGLMWMILLPLVQLSVYTFVFAYIFRVGVDPLRVGGSGFLGFASVMFCGYVPFVLISETMSIAPGRIVGQPNFVKKVLFPLEILPVSSVLVAFLHALAAMCVLFVVLLLTGDGLTWTAFWLPVLFIPPLLGALGIGWLLSSVGVFARDIGTAIQAIIQILFFATPIAYSIRSMPPSYVPLMRLNPLTGVVENFRLVILYDKAPLWIDFAYPALFALVLMLAGFYFFQRSRKAFADVL
- a CDS encoding glycosyltransferase; its protein translation is MTAREKQQNQKQQASVFEIHRLGDLVPPFPQLITVESREELGQWREVLEENLAALDDKIARGEIACSPDKRGDHIAEMPIQGQWRNGPPPQAAPWRETAPAADRPGPPPGDSPVASLRRRLAKVGPLRRLAVRLGLADQVQAAPDPGQLLRAVYCGPASTPPRQLEGLAPLLLSPGYGHGVDPKAQPCKPLPGSFAAWIAARGWTVLAGDAVLAFGDYPGMARDLGMLRGLLGPGQSIITPAGEAAERLAGWGEREPLKGGWLKFSRPAEEWLLERAWPARGRQWPRISVVVPSFNQSAFVRQALESLFSQGYPNLETIVLDPGSTDGTREILREYQSRITRLVLEPDRGQSDALQKGFELATGDIFTWLCTDDLLEPGALFLAAEAFEDYGVDLVVGGCRRINEQGEQVYTHFSAMPFLDPLPLNTRGIINLLGSVEKGHYFYQPEVFFTRNIWRAAGGFLHLKAYYGMDHDLWVRMAMAGGVAVQLPQLLASSRMQANQKTNLGGAGWPHLYQARNFLAHYQRIVEAMDGDC
- a CDS encoding acyltransferase family protein, with the protein product MCFVVVIHSGGFWVANFERSLNWLVANLFNASARFAVPCFVMCSGALFLRRKLDTKEEIIAFYRKYLPHYAMYVVAALVIGKGFQLYGNSKAPLFEGLIYNLYNGYAGIIWYFFMFLGLIVATPVLRQIVLNPYITKLFLVLWFLFAVIKTTFDNYLGAFSFYVYNIIYASVFAGYYVLGYQISMININLSRRKIALFVAISWISVLISTSLDCFAKNKFSGFFYLGSSPFVAMFALSIFMYFQKTFVRPSNKLVSELSQATLYVYIVHNFLLPYMKQWLGTKNPAYTFFVPTLATIVLSFAIGLAYLMAKRVGKIATSWYMARGDK